The sequence CCGGTGGCGCACAAGCCGCTGAGCGAGGAGGCCCGGGTCCGCCAGCGCTACGTCGACCTGGTCGTCCGCCCGCAGGCGCGGCAGATGGTGCGTACCCGGGCGGCGGCGGTGCGCAGCCTGCGCGATTCGCTGCACGGGCAGGGATTCATCGAGGTCGAGACCCCGATGCTGCAGTTGCTGCACGGCGGGGCGGCGGCCCGCCCATTCGTGACCCACAGCAATGCGTTGAACACCGACCTGTATCTGCGAATCGCGCCGGAACTGTTTCTCAAGCGGGCCGTGGTCGGCGGCGTCGACCGGGTCTTCGAGATCAACCGCAACTTCCGTAATGAGGGCGTCGACTCTTCGCACTCGCCGGAGTTCGCGATGCTGGAGACCTACCAGGCGTACGGCGACTACGACACGATGGCCGAGCTGACCCGCAATCTGGTGCAGCAGGCGGCGATCGCGGTCAGCGGCTCGACCGTGGTGACCCACGCCGACGGCCGCGACTTCGACCTGGGCGGCGAGTGGCGCTCGGTGACGCTGTTCGGGGTGCTTTCCGAGGCGCTCGGCGAGGAGGTCACGGTCCGCACCGAACGGTCCCGCCTGGTGGAGTACGCCGACAAGGTGGGACTCGCCGTGGACCCGAAGTGGGGGCCGGGCAAGCTGGCCGAGGAACTGTTCGAGGAACTGGTCGTGCCGGGCCTGCAGGCCCCCACCTTCGTGCGCGACTACCCGGAGGAGACCAGCCCGCTGACCCGGGCGCACCGCAGCGAGCCGGGGCTGGCCGAGAAGTGGGACCTCTACGTCCTCGGCTTCGAGCTGGGCACCGCGTACTCGGAGCTGGTGGACCCGGTGGTGCAGCGGGAGCGGCTGGTCGCCCAGGCGCAGTTGGCCGCCCGCGGCGACGACGAGGCCATGCGGCTGGACGAGGACTTTCTGCGCGCGATGGAGTACGGAATGCCGCCGGCCGGCGGTATGGGAATGGGAATCGACCGACTTCTGATGGCGCTGACCGGTCTCGGAATTCGGGAGACCATCCTCTTCCCGTTGGTCCGCCCGGAGTGAGTCGGAAGCTTCTCCGGCTCGTTACCGCATCCTATTGACGGGTCGAGCGCCGCGCAGGTTATTGTGCTTCTATTGCAGGAGCACCCTGCTCGAAAGGAATGTGGGACGTGGCCAAGCAGATCATTCACAAGCTGGTCGATGACCTGGACGGCGGGGACGCGGACGAGACCGTCAAGTTCGCCCTCGACGGCGTTCAGTACGAGATCGACCTGTCGAACTCCAACGCCGAGAAATTGCGCGACGTATTCGCGCCGTACGTGGCGGCGGGCACCCGGGTCGGTCGTGGCGGCGTGGTCGTGGGTGGCCGGGCGGCGCGGGGCCGGGGCGGCGCCACCGCCGACCGCGAGCAGAACAAGGCGATCCGGGCCTGGGCCAAGAAGTCCGGCAAGGAGATCTCCGACCGGGGCCGCATCCCGCAGGAGATCGTCGACGAGTACCACTCCAAGGCGGGTCACTGACGCCAGCGCCAGCGCCAGGGGCGACACGACGCCGGGCCGGAGCACCACTCCGGGCCGGCGTCGCCGTTTACCCGGCCCGTGGGGCGCCGGGGCCGGATGTGCTGGCTGTGATGAACGGGGCGGGGCGGCCCGGAGTTGCCTCGTGCGGCACCGGCGCGGCGGGGCCCAGCGGGCGGGAAGATTCCCGCCGGGGGCGGCGTTGTCCACAGGCGGTGGAGAATCTGTCCACAACCTGTGGACGAGCCACCGGTCCGCCGGGGAGCTTCCGCACCCGAGGCGAATTTCGCTCTGCGCGTACAGGTCGGGGTCCCGGAACACCTCCTGAGCGCGGATGGTTGTTCAAAACGACGTCAGAACGGCTCATCGCGAGGACACACGACCTCAGCGGAGTCGGTCGGCGGCGATAGAGTAAGGAGGCACGGACGCCCGTCCCGGACGTCCGCGCACCGGCCCCGCCAAGATCTAGAACATCAAGGCGCACGGCACGTGAGGAGCACGAGGGCATGTTCGAGCGGTTCACCGACCGAGCGCGACGGGTTGTCGTCCTGGCCCAAGAAGAGGCCCGGATGCTCAACCACAACTACATCGGTACGGAGCACATCCTGCTGGGCCTCATCCACGAGGGTGAAGGCGTCGCGGCAAAGGCCCTGGAGAGCCTCGGCATCTCCCTCGAGGGCGTCCGCCAGCAGGTCGAGGAGATCATCGGCCAGGGCCAGCAGGCGCCGAGCGGGCACATCCCGTTCACGCCGCGGGCCAAGAAGGTGCTGGAGCTGTCGCTGCGCGAGGCGCTGCAGCTCGGCCACAACTACATCGGCACGGAGCACATCCTGCTCGGTCTGATCCGCGAGGGTGAGGGCGTCGCCGCCCAGGTGCTGGTCAAGCTCGGCGCGGACCTCAACCGGGTCCGCCAGCAGGTGATCCAGCTGCTCTCCGGCTACCAGGGCAAGGAGCCGGCCGCGGCGGGCGCCGCGCCGGGTGAGGCCGCGCCGTCGACCAGCCTCGTGCTGGACCAGTTCGGCCGCAACCTGACCCAGGCCGCCCGCGAGGGCAAGCTCGACCCGGTGATCGGGCGCGAGAAGGAAATCGAGCGGGTCATGCAGGTGCTCTCCCGCCGTACCAAGAACAACCCGGTCCTGATCGGTGAGCCGGGCGTCGGCAAGACCGCCGTGGTGGAGGGGCTGTCCCAGAAGATCATCAAGGGCGAGGTGCCCGAGACGCTGAAGGACAAGCAGCTCTACACGCTGGACCTCGGCGCCCTGGTCGCCGGTTCCCGCTACCGCGGTGACTTCGAGGAGCGCCTGAAGAAGGTGCTCAAGGAGATCCGCACCCGCGGCGACATCATCCTGTTCATCGACGAGATCCACACCCTGGTGGGTGCGGGTGCCGCCGAGGGCGCGATCGACGCGGCGAGCATCCTCAAGCCGATGCTGGCCCGTGGCGAGCTGCAGACCATCGGCGCGACCACTCTCGACGAGTACCGCAAGCACCTGGAGAAGGACGCCGCTCTCGAGCGCCGCTTCCAGCCGATCCAGGTGGGTGAGCCGTCGCTGGCCCACACCATCGAGATCCTCAAGGGTCTGCGCGACCGGTACGAGGCGCACCACCGGGTGAGCATCACCGACGCAGCCCTCGTGGCAGCCGCGACCCTGGCCGACCGGTACATCTCGGACCGCTTCCTGCCGGACAAGGCGATCGACCTGATCGACGAGGCCGGTGCCCGGATGCGGATCCGTCGGATGACCGCGCCGCCAGACCTGCGCGACTTCGACGAGCGCATCGCCCAGGTGCGCCGCGACAAGGAGTCCGCGATCGACGCGCAGGACTTCGAGCGCGCCGCCCAGCTGCGTGACAAGGAGAAGCAGCTCCTCGGTCAGAAGGCGCAGCGGGAGAAGGAGTGGAAGGCCGGTGACCTGGACGTCGTCAGCGAGGTCGACGACGAGCAGATCGCCGAGGTGCTCGGCAACTGGACCGGTATCCCGGTCTACAAGCTGACCGAGGAGGAGACCTCGCGCCTGCTGCGCATGGAGGACGAGCTGCACAAGCGCGTCATCGGCCAGGAGGACGCGGTCAAGGCGGTCTCGAAGGCGATCCGGCGTACCCGGGCCGGCCTGAAGGACCCGAAGCGTCCGTCCGGCTCGTTCATCTTCGCCGGCCCGTCCGGCGTGGGTAAGACCGAGCTCTCCAAGGCGCTGGCCGAGTTCCTGTTCGGCAGCGAGGACGCCCTCATCCAGCTGGACATGTCCGAGTTCCACGACCGCTACACGGTCTCCCGGCTGGTGGGTGCCCCTCCCGGCTACGTCGGGTACGACGAGGGTGGTCAGCTGACCGAGAAGGTGCGGCGTCGGCCGTTCTCGGTGGTCCTCTTCGACGAGATCGAGAAGGCCCACCCGGACGTGTTCAACACGCTGCTCCAGATCCTGGAGGACGGTCGGCTCACCGACGGTCAGGGTCGGATCGTGGACTTCAAGAACACGGTCATCATCCTGACCACCAACCTCGGTACCCGTGACGTCGCCAAGGCGGTGTCGCTGGGCTTCCAGGCCTCTGAGGACTCCGAGTCGAACTACGACCGGATGAAGCAGAAGGTCAACGATGAGCTCAAGCAGCACTTCCGGCCTGAGTTCCTGAACCGGATCGACGACACCATCGTCTTCCACCAGCTGCGTGAGTCGGAGATCCTCTCGATCGTGGACATCATGATCCAGCGGATCGAGGGCCAGCTGCGCAACAAGGACATGGGCCTGGAGCTGACCGACAACGCCAAGAAGTACCTGGCGAAGAAGGGCTTCGACCCGGTGCTGGGCGCCCGTCCGCTGCGTCGCACGATCCAGCGCGACATCGAGGACAACCTCTCCGAGCGGATCCTCTTCAACGAGCTGACCCCGGGTCAGATCGTGGTGGTGGACTGCGAGGGCGACCCGGAGAACATCGACAAGTCCAAGCTGGTCTTCCGCGGCTCGGACCGGCCGGCCGAGGTGCCGGACGCCGTTCCGGCCGACCTCGGTGGCGCGGCCACCGCGGGGGCGGACGAGTAAGGACGACAGCACGAGGGCGGCGGCCCCGGACGGCGAGAGCCATCCGGGGCCGCCGCCTTTGGCGTGCCGATCCCTGCGCGACCGGCCAGGCTACCGTCCGCTTCGCGGCGGGTAGCGGTGTCCGGGACGCACGACCCGCGACACGCCGCAAACGGAGTCGATCACCCGGCCTCGGGCGGTCGGGCCCCCCGACGCGGAGGTGGAGTCAGGGGAGGGGGAGTGGAGCGGGGCCGTCGCCGACCAGGCGGAAGGCGGCCTCGCCGACCGGTTCCACCAGCCCGTCGGTGACCAGCCCGGCCAGCGCCCGCGCCCGCTGCACGTCGTCGGTCCACACCTGGTCGAGACGCTGGTGCGGGACCGGGCCGGTGGCCTCCCGGAGCACTCCGAGCAGCAGCCCGCGCACCTGCCGGTCGGTGCCGGCGTACCGCTGGGGGCGTCGGGTCGGGCCGGCGGGCGCCTCCTGGCCGGAGGCCCGCCACGCGCAGACCGACTCGACCGGGCAGACCGGGCAGCGCGGCGAGCGGGCCGTGCACACCACCGCGCCGAGTTCCATGAACGCCGCACTGGCCAGCGCGGCGGCGGCCGGTTCGAGCGGCAGCAGCTCCTCGCAGGCGACCAGGTCGGCCGGTCGGGTGGCCGGTCCGGCGTCCGGCTCGCCGGCCACCGCCCGGGACACCACCCGCCGGACGTTGGTGTCCACCACCGGGTGCCGCTGCCCGTACGCGAAGGCCGCCACCGCCCGCGCCGTGTACGTGCCGACGCCGGGCAGCGCCAGCAGCTGGTCCAGCTTGTCGGGCACCTCGCCGCCGTGCCGTTCCACGATCGCCACCGCGCAGTCGCGCAGCCGTACCGCCCGACGGGGGTAGCCGAGCCGGCCCCACATCCGGATCGCCTCGGCCGGCGTGTCGGCGGCCAGCGCGGCTGGATCGGGCCAGCGGTCCAGCCAGGCCCGCCAGGCGGGCAGCACCCGGACCACCGGGGTCTGCTGGAGCATCACCTCGCTGACCAGGATCGCCCAGGCGCCGACCCCGGGTTCGCGCCAGGGCAGGTCGCGGGCGTTCTCCTCGTACCACCGGCTGACCAGGGTGGCGAAAGTCGGTTCAGTCATCGCGTCGCCGATGATGTCACGCGGGACGGTCCCGCTGGATGGGCGACCCGGGCGGGGCGACGCGGCCCGCCGGCGCGGATCGTGCAGAATGCCCGGATGAACGAGCTCGCGATCACCGTCATCGGCCGGGACCGGCCCGGCATCGTGGCCGACGTCGCCGAGGTGCTCGCCCGGCTCGGCGCGAACCTCACCGACTCCACCATGACCCGGCTGCGCGGTCACTTCGCGATGACCCTGATCTGCGTCGGCCCGGCCGCCGCCGAGGTGGAGGCCGCCCTGGCCCCGCTCGCCGCCGACGGCCAGCTGCTGGCCACGGTACGCGCGGTCACGCCCGACGGGGTGGCGGCGCGGGCCGGGGAGCCGTACGTGATGGCGGTGCACGGCGCGGACCGGATGGGCATCGTGGCGGCGATGACCCGGGTGCTCGCCGACGCCGGCGGCAACGTGACCGACCTGAGCACCCGGCTCGCCGGTTCGCTCTACGTGGTGGTGGCGGAGGTGGACCTGCCGCCGGGCAGCGCGGACGAGCTGGCTGGACGCCTTGCGGCCACCGCCGCCGAGCTGGGCGTCGAGGTGTCCCTGCGGCCGGCCGACCCGGATCTGCTGTGAGCGAGGAGGACTACGCCGGCCTCGGCGACTGGACTCCGGAGACGCTGGCCGTGCCCGGCGAGGTACGTCAGGTGGTCGCCGCTCCGCACCCGGTGCTGAGCCGGCCCGGTGGCGCGGTCGACCCCACCGCGGTGGAGACCGTCCAGCTGGCCGCCGACCTGATCGCCACCATGCGCGTCTCGCCGGGCTGCGTGGGGCTGGCCGCCCCGCAGGTGGGCGTGGGCGCGCAGGTGTTCGCCGTGGACGTCACTGGTCACCCGAAGGCGGTCACCGTGCACGGCACCTTCGTGCTCTGCAACGCGCGGGTGGTCGAGGCGACCCGGTGGAAGCCGGGGCGGGAGGGCTGCATGTCGGTGCCGGACCTGACCGGGGACGTGAAGCGGGCCAGTCGGCTGGTGGTGGAGGGCGACCTGCCCGGCACCGGAAAGCCGGTGCGGCTGGTCACCGACGGCTTCGAGGCGCGCGCGCTGCAACACGAGATCGACCACTGCTCGGGGCTGCTCTTCCTCGATCGGGTCGCCGGCGCACACGCCGTCTACCAGCGCAAGGTCTACCTGTGACCGGCCGCCGCCGGCTGTCGTGAGTGGAGGGTGCAGGCGGTGATCGGGTCGGTGTCCGGCGCGTCGCGACGGGTGGGAGTGCGGTGCGCCGCTACGGTGGGGGCATCATGCGTCTGACGGTCGGTCCCCTGCCATCCGCCGTGTACTGGCGGCGTCGCGCCGTCGTGCTCGGAGCGGGGCTTCTCTTCCTGATTGTCCTGCTCTATTCCTGCAACCAGTCGGGGGACACCGCCACGACATCGGGGGCCGGCTCCACCCCGACGTCGCCGGCCGTCGATCCGGCGCCGACCGGTTCGGTGTCCGCCTCCGGGTCCGCCGCACCGACGGCCACGCCGGACGCGCCGGACTCCGGGGGCGGTCCGGCCGGTGACCCGGGTACGACCACCGCGCCGCCGGCCGCGCCGCCCGTCGTGCCCGCCGGCCCGGCCGTGGTCGACGACGGCACCTGCACGGACGCCGAGCTCAGCGTGACCTCGCAGGCGCTCCCGTCCGAGGTGCGTCGGGGCGCCCTGGTCGATCTGACGCTGCGGGTCAAGAACACCGCCCAGCGGACCTGCAGCCGAGACGTCGGCGCCGACCTCCAGGAGCTCTA comes from Micromonospora purpureochromogenes and encodes:
- a CDS encoding HhH-GPD family protein, with product MTEPTFATLVSRWYEENARDLPWREPGVGAWAILVSEVMLQQTPVVRVLPAWRAWLDRWPDPAALAADTPAEAIRMWGRLGYPRRAVRLRDCAVAIVERHGGEVPDKLDQLLALPGVGTYTARAVAAFAYGQRHPVVDTNVRRVVSRAVAGEPDAGPATRPADLVACEELLPLEPAAAALASAAFMELGAVVCTARSPRCPVCPVESVCAWRASGQEAPAGPTRRPQRYAGTDRQVRGLLLGVLREATGPVPHQRLDQVWTDDVQRARALAGLVTDGLVEPVGEAAFRLVGDGPAPLPLP
- the lysS gene encoding lysine--tRNA ligase, translating into MTEQNAVPVDPADDLPEQMKVRREKRDRMLAEGIEPYPVGFPRTSTLAEVRAKYAELPTDTATGDQVSVTGRVIFVRNTGKLCFATLRDGDGTELQAMLSLDRVGAERLEDWKRLVDLGDHVGVTGEVITSRRGELSVLAQEWAVTAKALRPLPVAHKPLSEEARVRQRYVDLVVRPQARQMVRTRAAAVRSLRDSLHGQGFIEVETPMLQLLHGGAAARPFVTHSNALNTDLYLRIAPELFLKRAVVGGVDRVFEINRNFRNEGVDSSHSPEFAMLETYQAYGDYDTMAELTRNLVQQAAIAVSGSTVVTHADGRDFDLGGEWRSVTLFGVLSEALGEEVTVRTERSRLVEYADKVGLAVDPKWGPGKLAEELFEELVVPGLQAPTFVRDYPEETSPLTRAHRSEPGLAEKWDLYVLGFELGTAYSELVDPVVQRERLVAQAQLAARGDDEAMRLDEDFLRAMEYGMPPAGGMGMGIDRLLMALTGLGIRETILFPLVRPE
- a CDS encoding peptide deformylase codes for the protein MSEEDYAGLGDWTPETLAVPGEVRQVVAAPHPVLSRPGGAVDPTAVETVQLAADLIATMRVSPGCVGLAAPQVGVGAQVFAVDVTGHPKAVTVHGTFVLCNARVVEATRWKPGREGCMSVPDLTGDVKRASRLVVEGDLPGTGKPVRLVTDGFEARALQHEIDHCSGLLFLDRVAGAHAVYQRKVYL
- a CDS encoding ATP-dependent Clp protease ATP-binding subunit, giving the protein MFERFTDRARRVVVLAQEEARMLNHNYIGTEHILLGLIHEGEGVAAKALESLGISLEGVRQQVEEIIGQGQQAPSGHIPFTPRAKKVLELSLREALQLGHNYIGTEHILLGLIREGEGVAAQVLVKLGADLNRVRQQVIQLLSGYQGKEPAAAGAAPGEAAPSTSLVLDQFGRNLTQAAREGKLDPVIGREKEIERVMQVLSRRTKNNPVLIGEPGVGKTAVVEGLSQKIIKGEVPETLKDKQLYTLDLGALVAGSRYRGDFEERLKKVLKEIRTRGDIILFIDEIHTLVGAGAAEGAIDAASILKPMLARGELQTIGATTLDEYRKHLEKDAALERRFQPIQVGEPSLAHTIEILKGLRDRYEAHHRVSITDAALVAAATLADRYISDRFLPDKAIDLIDEAGARMRIRRMTAPPDLRDFDERIAQVRRDKESAIDAQDFERAAQLRDKEKQLLGQKAQREKEWKAGDLDVVSEVDDEQIAEVLGNWTGIPVYKLTEEETSRLLRMEDELHKRVIGQEDAVKAVSKAIRRTRAGLKDPKRPSGSFIFAGPSGVGKTELSKALAEFLFGSEDALIQLDMSEFHDRYTVSRLVGAPPGYVGYDEGGQLTEKVRRRPFSVVLFDEIEKAHPDVFNTLLQILEDGRLTDGQGRIVDFKNTVIILTTNLGTRDVAKAVSLGFQASEDSESNYDRMKQKVNDELKQHFRPEFLNRIDDTIVFHQLRESEILSIVDIMIQRIEGQLRNKDMGLELTDNAKKYLAKKGFDPVLGARPLRRTIQRDIEDNLSERILFNELTPGQIVVVDCEGDPENIDKSKLVFRGSDRPAEVPDAVPADLGGAATAGADE
- a CDS encoding histone-like nucleoid-structuring protein Lsr2 gives rise to the protein MAKQIIHKLVDDLDGGDADETVKFALDGVQYEIDLSNSNAEKLRDVFAPYVAAGTRVGRGGVVVGGRAARGRGGATADREQNKAIRAWAKKSGKEISDRGRIPQEIVDEYHSKAGH
- a CDS encoding glycine cleavage system protein R yields the protein MNELAITVIGRDRPGIVADVAEVLARLGANLTDSTMTRLRGHFAMTLICVGPAAAEVEAALAPLAADGQLLATVRAVTPDGVAARAGEPYVMAVHGADRMGIVAAMTRVLADAGGNVTDLSTRLAGSLYVVVAEVDLPPGSADELAGRLAATAAELGVEVSLRPADPDLL